One Phaseolus vulgaris cultivar G19833 chromosome 4, P. vulgaris v2.0, whole genome shotgun sequence DNA window includes the following coding sequences:
- the LOC137837268 gene encoding signal recognition particle 19 kDa protein-like, producing MDTSELPNIKKWVVMYPVYINSKKTMAEGRRIGVAKACENPTCAEIGDCCSYLKLPFAIEIDKAYPRDFMQRGRVRVLLKKEDETLCNPSISSRKQLMLRVAEMVPRHHGRTKKQETASTSTTAPSNKSGKGGKKRR from the exons ATGGATACTAGCGAGTTACCCAACATAAAAAAATGGGTTGTGATGTATCCTGTTTACATCAACTCCAAAAAGACAATGGCCGAAGGAAGGCGCATCGGGGTTGCCAAAGCTTGTGAAAACCCTACTTGTGCCGAAATTGGTGATTGCTGTAGCTATCTCAAGCTTCCTTTTGCCATTGAG ATAGACAAGGCATATCCTCGTGACTTCATGCAAAGAGGGCGCGTGAGGGTGTTGCTGAAGAAGGAGGATGAAACACTCTGTAATCCCTCCATCTCGTCCA GAAAGCAACTAATGTTACGGGTTGCAGAGATGGTGCCTAGGCATCATGGAAGGACCAAGAAGCAAGAGACTGCATCAACGTCAACTACTGCACCTTCCAACAAATCTGGAAAGGGTGGGAAAAAGAGGAGATAA